AAGCGGCGCtaacgcacacacatgctcagtCACAAGTGGAGCCTGGGAGTCTCGGGACTGCGTCCTGGTCTCGCGAGATGTGTGTGGTACGTTttctcatctttaaaaaaaatatttatttttaagcagTGACAGAGATAAACGGAAGCATACACATGAAGATTCATCACTGacagaaaatacacagaaaaaaaactatatagAAGGctgatctctctctttctctcagacaGAGCACACataccttcaccaaggcccaacagtacCAAATGTCACTCACTGATTTCAGTTCTCTAAATATAACATCTCCCAATGTTATTAAATTACAATaacaagtacaagtacatcaaagtaaaaatgtggaatatggccaaaatggccactaaatgcaaaatagcaggcttcctgttgtgtttttccaattgcacctaaagacttttttgtttgtctggtcatgatacacctgtatattgatttttgtgaagaccggtcaatgtgaacacgttccaggggtctcggggggcaccgttgagccattttgcgacgcccattgaaaataccttcagaatacgtacattttcacaactttctaactttctgcaaattttggtaagaatttaagcatggtaaagccctcaaaaagtcaattcatttgcctgaataataataatccttacaatttcaatagggtctcacctgacctttgatcagtgctcgggccctaaaaattaTGTATCTGCACTCTGATCCAGAGACGCAGCAAaagttctttcctgacccaaaTCCTGTCTGGAAGTTTTGTGGGAATCCTTGTGGTTGTTTTATGTGTAATCTTGCAAGCAAACCAACCAgccaacaaatggacagggtTGAAAACATAATATTATCCACCTCTTTGCATTTGGGCTGAAGGATGAGAGAGTCCTTAAGCTACACCCAGTAAGAGACGGAAAGTACATTGGgtgcaggggtggactggccatctggcataccgggcataatcccggtgggccgttgacccaatgtgggccggtctggtccgctatgttgttgttttgtttttttttctcttcttcctctttaaattccctccaattgggccggccaattggctacagagggctatcagtgtgttgccagcatcgacacatattattggtctattgtttgtcattgtcaatcaatcatgggctgacaggctcagagagccctgacagtgctgtcaatcacaacacaaaccgggggcgggacctcatggcattggctgGGGGAGTCGCGgaacgggctgctgctgagacagaaacttaacttaatggataataagagtaaaaaaacgcccgggtggcgctgagaagcatcgggaaaaaaagctgaagtctctggaggtggaggctgctaaatgtgccaaactgacggacctatgtggtgccgggttcaccagcccagcagcagcaggtgcgccgggagacgagcgaggaggactcgacaatgatgagcgagtggaggcagacatgtgagcgcgcattttcaattttcaatacattctccaaactggctcgttacttgagcagcggctctacccacggcgctctcgctctctctctctctctctctctctctctctctctctctctctctctctctctctctctctctctctctctctctctctctctctctctctctctctctctctctctctctctctctctctctctctctctctctctctctctctctctctctctctctctctctctctctctctctctctctctctctctctctctcactcactcactcactcactcactcactcactcactcgctgccccctccctcctgagatgtgcaggtccggtggcgtgtttgccgttgggggggggcagcgcgagaggttggtctatccctccgcaggttcaccttcagaataTAGGaaaataggataagagatagtgtcttattttgtgtgcctatagtatagtggttatactgtggtttattaatgttcttgggcagacacaagaggcacttgtttatagttaattagaagttcagatgcactggtccattactatttgaacctcagcatctagggttcaaaattggtaaaattatacattatatacattatattcatattgttgttgtaatttttcagtcagttgagataaatcttgaggagaaacattttgggttgttttgtgtctgtatagacctactataaaaagcactttgcatttttaattttagttcttgtacttttgatacttaagtacatttcaacaccagatacttttgatacttaagtacttttaatatgagctactttaagacgaagataagttacgtcaatttaatggcagatgtgctcggctaattattttgttctcccagtccagccctgatTGGGTGTGTGCAGACTGAACTAAGTCGTGATGAGTCTCTTTGCCTTGCAGATGTTCTACAGTGTGGTCATCCATCAGTCAAATCCACAGTTTCAGCTTGGTCACACTGAtgtgggtttttatttttattacattctCCGTTCAGCAGTTGCAGATGTACAATAGTTTTGTGTCTAGAATTGAGACAGCACAATATTCAGtattataatatacaatattcaATCTGCCATTTTTGGTTTCACCCAACAAGTCGTCCGTTTCAGATTTTGTCGGCAGCAGAAATGTATCTGGAGAGAAAGTTCTTGATCTCAGAGATGTGCATGGTTTCTTTGATGGTGGTGTCTCTGCTGCGGACCTGAAGGAGTCCACTCTCCAACGTGTTGTCACTGATCACCACGGTGAAGAGCACTCCCATCTCATCGTACCTACAGTGCAACGACACAGAGACCAGATACAGATGTTGACTCCGAAGCAGGCAAATCATCACTCATTTTCCCCGGCTCTGCTTCCATTACAACCCTGAGTAGCTGTTTACTTGGCGTGCAGCTGCTCCATCGATGTTGGCACAGTTTCAAGGTACCCGGGCCACACGGAGATCTTAGACTCCATGAACTCCTGCAGAAGGCCTTCACAAACCTACAAAACACGCAAAAGGGACATGCCATGAAAATCTCACTGTCAGTGTTCTCTCAATCAGCAGCAAGTCTCTGTCCATTAATGCAGAATCAGGCCAAAGTTCACCTTTTTCTACAAGTGCTGGACCTGTAGGAATATTTAAAAGTGAGCCACGCATGCAAAATACTGTTGATGGCTGCACGGACAAGCATGCCTCGTCACATCAGTCCGGAAAGATCTGATGGTGTATTCGGAGATTTAGAAGTGCCTTTGTCCGCTCTACAGTCAACCGTAACCATGATGTCTGCTTTTGTGGTGATTCTATCACTTTTTATTCATGTCTATGGTTAAAAGGCCCTCAGCCCTTCCACTCTGACCTACCCCTTCACTGTGCAACTGACCTTGAAGCAGTAGTGTTGTCCCATTTCTCTAAGTGATGTAGGGGAAGTGACCCACTAGCCCTTCAAACAACCCTTCAACCGTAGTGTGtcaggactagggttgcaaaggggcggaaagtttccggtaaatttcgggaaactttccagaaactttccatgggaagttaagctcgggaatatTGGgaatttttgaaaaaaaaaaaagcatcattcaaaactctattttaaagatgtatggatttcagcacacgctgcacgttgagtttcaaccctccactgtgcattcttccatcacatgcacagataactcccagcatcctggatactacagcagggctatttaggcctgctgtagtgtgcaggactagtcagataagttttgatgatattactggggaaaatatattagcatgctgattgaggattgttcatctgttcatctagcctatttccattgatttatccatcaattgttaaatatgtttacagacgattccaattgtttggctaactatttatatctctggcattgcattagtgttttttttttacatacttttttctcatcttattctacagaacaatgccacgtgcactatctcatgtgtggagacatttcaccccatccaatgtagaaggaaaggctgtgtacatttgcaaatactgtgcaaagacctatgttaagattgacacaacaatgcagaagcgtatagtcaagtgcccaaagtttcctcagggctcaaatcagcctatgacaaaacaaaatgtttatatttatgtctgtatatgacaaggtaaatacagttagtataaattacccacaacatttcctgttaattcccgtatattcccgtatattcccgttaattcccatggaaagtttccaactttgaatattcccggaattttgcaaccctagtcaggaCCCCCCCAAAATCGAAATGGTAGATGGAAAATCCTGAATGGTTCACGAAGCAAATCAAGATGTTGACCGCAGTGGATAAAATGCTCATAAACGTAAGCATGACATCTCTCAAAATAACCCTAAAAAATATCTAGAGGTAGGGCCCAGGGAGAGTAATTGGGAGAGGGGATTAATGTTTTGCTGACCTGTCTCAGTTCCATAGTTCCTCCTCTGCCAATGTCTAAAGCCACTTTGACTGGAGCCAACACTGGATGCAACTTCAGAACCTGAAATCAATGGAGAACCAAAGCTCAGCGACAGAATGGCAGAATAAAAGAGGGATATATGATGAAATTATGAGTCCAAAAAAGTAATTACATATCTgcatatttcttttcttttttcaaaatggGGCTCAGCTGTCAAGCAACATTACCTTTCTCTGCGGCAGCCTCTGCTTGCTGTCTCCTttcttcagcagctgcagcgagTTGGACAGAAAGGCCATCAAACCTCGGTCCATGTTCCCGCTCACAGAGACGACGTGAGGGACCGACTTGCGCCCGTTTCGACACTGACATGGGTTTTTCAGAACAAATAACATAGAACGTgattacattaaaaaacacaacaacaatagtGACAAAGCTGATTGAATAGTTTTTTCCTAATAGGTCAATATTAaccaaactgaacattttagatgaatacatttaatcaaCCAGAGCTCACACTGTGACCTCAACAATTAACAATGAGTGTATTCTCACCATGAATCATAATTTTTGAAATGGAAATACACAATAGGGCATTTCACTGCAGACAAAACAGGACTTACCAATAACAGCAACAATTTACCAGTAAACCAAACCATTCAATCAGTATGCACATTTCCAGGGCCCTGGAAGTCGCAAAGCTAAATGGGATGCAGCCTTTGTTCATTTTATTAATCATACCTGTGCGTTTCTTTGCTTGATTTCCACATATACTGATTATTATAATCAATCAGATAATATTAATAAGGTGCAAACTAGTCTGAATGTTATATTTATGGTGCAACCACTAAGTAACTGGTCAGCAGAAGCAGCTTGACAGGTCCAGTGTAGCAGCCGTGAGAGATTGCTCCTATAAGCAAGGTTGTGTCCACATCAAGACGTTGAGTGAGAGAAGCGGACGGACCTGTAACTTTGTCCACActcctttgtgtgtctgcagcagctcagcgtCTCCTTGGTTCCACAGTGTCTCCAGGGGCTCTGGTCCCCACGGGAAGTTGTAGACGATCCTCACACCGCGAGACGCCGCCCCCACAAGTTCATCTGCCGGGACTTCGCTGCTGCTGAAGTCGGAGGGAGACAGGGAAAACTGGACAAGGATGGattgaaggagaagaagaagaagacaataaGTTATGTTATCCTGATGTAGGCCTGGATATGCTTTTTTTGACTATGCAGCCTTTGGGGTTCCAAAAATCCCTCCATTGTAAAACTAGTTTTGATCCTTAACTgaagaattttaaaaaacaaccgTTTAAAGGGGAAATTAAAGGTTTCAGCACAGATTAcacttgaaataaaatgaagtgTGGTAAAGTGTGCTTATGAAATATACAGTCTTTTCAAACAAAGCAAATGTTTATTACTGATCTTGTTCCTCAGGAAATGGGGCTTGTATTTAATATGAGAATatatagaataaaaaacagatgcaCTACTCCAGTTGGCACTGAACAGCATTAGCAGATAATATAACTACACTGTGACCACGTGactaaaatgtgtttgtctgaggAATGCTCAAGATCTGTTCtgtttgaatacaataaaacaacGTCTGTGCTATGCCTCGTCACTTTTGACTTCACAGACAACAACAGAACTCCTTGTGTAGAAAATAATTGGATGAAAACTGCCTTTAGCAGAGTGGAAACTGAAGAAGTTGATATCGTTTCTTTAAATCCTGGCTGAGAGCTGTGCTAATCCAGGAGTTCTACTACAGTTACAGGGAGCATCAATAAGGACAAGCAGGAACACCAAATTGGCTTAAAAATGACACAGGCAGGACTTTAATGAACCTATGGCAGTTCACTCCAAACAATACTCACTTTTCTCCACCATTTCAGCCTCTGTCGTGCCCAGTGATCGAGCCACTGGGAAGAGGTGCGAGGAGAGCAGAACCACACCAGAGACGCCTGGGTGACCTCAGCAGGGCTGGTCGAAAAAGAGAGCATGCCGTATAACTACAGTAGTACTACatgttatttttaaacactttaCTACTATTCTGTTATGAAATAAAGCACCTCTTTTacacacatatttgtattcCCTCAGAAAAACAGTTTGCCCTCTAGCGGTTAAACAATGAATAGTGCAGATAGTAAATGCAAACATAATGTACATCGACATCAGATCTGATAACATGGGATTGTTTGGTGATAGCCTGGACTGCAGACTGTGTGCAGCCTGGGGAATGAATGGTGTAAGAACATTTCCAATCATGTATTATATTTTCACAAGTGTGCGTCTACACCCACAGAGACAAACGGACGAAGATGAATCCTCACCAACCAGAACCGTCTGAGGGCTGAAAACACAGACCAGTCTCAGCCAGGCCGAAAGGCAACTTCCTGTTCACCAGCTCCACCGAGGGGACAAACTCTTCCAAAGCACCTGGCAGAAGACACAGACCTCGTTAAAAATCATAATAAAGTTGGGCCCTAGGTTTAAAAATGTGGATGTAAGTGAATTGTACATACAAACCTTTTGGAAGTTTTTGAAATTCGTGAGTTCATAACTTTTTTAATCATTCACAAGATTACACTGTAACCACGAATGCTGTATCGCAGCAAGTGCAATAGTGGCTCTTATCAGTGacttaaataatatataagatCTAATGcagattttaaaagatttgACTGATTTATCTTTTGGCCAATAAAGATAGGTCATCATGAgtcttttttgacattttataaaaGGCCTTTATGTTTGCAGATGTGAAAACTTATTGTACCGAATAAACAATTCAGAATAGTGAAATTGTGTTTAGATTTAAAAattattactatatatatttgtgttttcctttaagTCATAGTTAATTAAAAGAAGGTGTATGGTTAAACCATGGAACTATTTATCTACCACTTAACTATAAAGGCTCAATTAGATATTTCTGTCATACAGGTTTAATaacgacatcttaggaatcattgccaatattttttaacaaatacatttttctgataAATTTGTGTGGGAAATGATTGACTTGTACACTTAAATATCAGTATCAGCATCTCAGTTGAGCTCTAGCATTTATCCCTTTCAGCCACATGATTGGAGGATTTATTTGCTCGGAGTTGAAGCTTTCATGAAAAACTTCATCCAAGCAAACCGATTAAGTTCTGAGCCTGAAGCTGCTCTTTGACTGGTGCAGTAGTAATAGACTCAGAGCAGTAAGTGCACTGGCTGAGCTGGAGGGGCCATTCCACTGCAGCAATGGTGTGCACAGTGATCACAGTACAGGATATGAACAATTTGAATGGATGCATTTGATGTCTGAACACACAGACTGAAGACTTAGTGGCCCATGTTATGCAGCAGTTCACCTTGAAGTAGGTTTGTTCTCACGGACGGGCACCTCTGAAGGAGCGTCTGCACCTCCTGGATCATCTGCTCCTTGCTCAGATGCTGCTGCTCAAATATGTGTCTTAATCTCTCAGCCTGGACCATCCTCAGCTGTCCCCCTGCCTCTGTGTCTCCGTCCCTGCGGCTGCTGCTCAGGGTGTTTATCCCAAACAGCTGAGCCCTGGCCCGGCTCATGGAGAGCCACCACTGCTCCAGCaggttcctcctcagctccgtGCCCAGGGGCCCGTAGCTGCAGCTCAGCCCGCGGCCGAACAGCTCGGTGTTGGCGGGACCGGGTGAGACGAAGTGTCTGtccacacagagctgcagcagagtccTCACCTCGCCCACATCCCCGCTGCCCGATgagctgcagcgccccctggaggacCGCAGGACACCGGCTGCACCCCGCTGCGAGGCTCTCAATGAGGAGGCGTGTGTGGACAGGACCGTGCACAGTGTGTGGAGGCGTGTGACACAGTGTCGGACACAGTGTGTGGCCATGGCGATGAGCTCCAGAGACTGATCCCAGTGTCCAAAGATCGTCTGTTGAAAGGATGGATCCTCATGAGTAAAAATCTGCCCGCTCCTTATCGTGTTTGTTTACCCTTAAAACAGAAGCTCAGTGGCGAGTCTCTGCCTCGTCGTCAATCTGTGGAGCGGGAACAGCCTGAAAATACCGCAGATGTCAGCACACATCAGCGTTAATAGAGAAACTGACTGGTTTGATGGTTTGTATTCAATGAATGCGGCGGGACGAACTTCAAGTTTCACAGGAGATACATGTGATGCATGAACCGGAAGTAACAATTGTACTTCCGGGTTTCAAAGCGTGTCAGGTAGATCTCTTCCTCTTATTGGTCAAGTTCCACATCCACAGCTGTAAATGAGACCTTCTCTGCGCTGTATGTTGTGTTGCTaatttgttaaataataaagtttattatttgtttaatggCGGTTAGCAAATCCACGGATCACTGCCACCTACTGGACTGGAGTGTGGATCAGTCAAAATAATAAGTGTTAAAAAAACCACCCTTAAATTCTCTCTATTAGACCTGTTTCCTCTAAGAGTGAAATTATTTGGCAATACGTTCGCCCCAGTGCGTCTAGAGGATTTTCTGGAGTAAAGTCaagatttatttgtttgttttttctatcaCCCTAGCTTGTAGAAATAAAATTTCATTATCTCATTCTGAA
The sequence above is a segment of the Limanda limanda chromosome 2, fLimLim1.1, whole genome shotgun sequence genome. Coding sequences within it:
- the polg2 gene encoding DNA polymerase subunit gamma-2, mitochondrial translates to MATHCVRHCVTRLHTLCTVLSTHASSLRASQRGAAGVLRSSRGRCSSSGSGDVGEVRTLLQLCVDRHFVSPGPANTELFGRGLSCSYGPLGTELRRNLLEQWWLSMSRARAQLFGINTLSSSRRDGDTEAGGQLRMVQAERLRHIFEQQHLSKEQMIQEVQTLLQRCPSVRTNLLQGALEEFVPSVELVNRKLPFGLAETGLCFQPSDGSGCPAEVTQASLVWFCSPRTSSQWLDHWARQRLKWWRKFSLSPSDFSSSEVPADELVGAASRGVRIVYNFPWGPEPLETLWNQGDAELLQTHKGVWTKLQCRNGRKSVPHVVSVSGNMDRGLMAFLSNSLQLLKKGDSKQRLPQRKVLKLHPVLAPVKVALDIGRGGTMELRQVCEGLLQEFMESKISVWPGYLETVPTSMEQLHAKYDEMGVLFTVVISDNTLESGLLQVRSRDTTIKETMHISEIKNFLSRYISAADKI